DNA from Rhodobacteraceae bacterium M382:
CGCGCTGTTGGCTGGTTTGAATGTGACCCTGTTGGAAATGAACGACGCCGCTGCCGCTGCAGCCAAGGGTCGGATCGAGGGCAATCTGCAGGGTGCCCTGAAACGGGGCAAGATCAGCCAGGCGCAATTCGACACCCTGACGAACCAGTCGCTGACCATGGCCACGGACTATGCCGCGCTGAGCGACGTGGATCTGGTGGTCGAAGCCGTGTTTGAAGACATGGGCGTCAAAAAACAGGTCTTTACCAAGCTGGATGAGGTCTGCAAGCTAGGTGCAATCCTGGCGTCGAACACTTCGTATCTGGATGTCGATGAAATCGCGGCCTGTACATCGCGCCCACAGGATGTCATTGGCCTGCACTTCTTTTCACCCGCACATGTGATGAAGCTGCTCGAAGTGGTCGTTGCAGAAAAGACCGCTCTGGACGTGGTTGCGACCGGATTTGCTTTGGGCAAGTTGCTGAAAAAGATCTCGGTGCGTGCCGGTGTCTGTGATGGTTTCATCGGCAATCGGATTTTGGCCACCTATCGCACGGCAGCTGATCATATGGTTCTGGACGGGGCTTCGCCCTTTCAGATCGACAAGGCGCTGACCGGTTTTGGTTTTGCGATGGGTCCCTATGCAGTGTCTGATCTGGCCGGGTTGGACATCGGGTGGGCGGTGCGCAAGCGCAAACGCGCCGAAGGGATGGATCCACGTGCCCGTGACAGTTCTTATGCGGACAAGCTGTGCGAAGGGGGAAATTTCGGCCAGAAAACCGGCAAGGGTTATTATGTGTACGAGGCCGGTAAACGTGGTGGCACACCCAATCCCGAGGTCATGCAATTGATCGAAGCGGAGCGCGCAGCCAAGGGGATCACACCGCGTGACTTCAGCGACGAGGAGATCGTGCGCAAATACATGGCGGCGATGGTGAATGAAGCGGCCAAGGTCGTGGGCGAAGGCATTGCGCGGCGCCCGCTGGACGTCGATATGACCCTGCTGTTCGGCTATGGCTTCCCCCGCTATCGCGGTGGACCGCTGAAATGGGCCGATATCGTCGGTCTGTCGGATCTGCTGGACGATATCCAAACCTATGCACAGGATGACGCCTATTTCTGGCAACCCGCGCCGCTGTTGGAACAGCTGGTGGCCGATGGCCGCAGCTTTGATGATCTGAACAAGGAAACCGCATGATGAAACAAGCCGTTATCGTATCTGCTGCCCGCACCGGGCTGGCCAAATCCTTTCGTGGATCGTTCAACGTCACTCATGGGGCGACCATGGGGGGGCATGCAGTACAGGCCGCTGTTGCCCGCGCAGGCATGGATGGCTCCGAGATCGAAGACTGCATCATTGGCTGTGGCTTTCCCGAAGGCGAAACCGGCGGCAACATCGGCCGCCAGATCGCCATTCGTGCGGGTCTGCCGGTGACTGCATCGGGCATGACGGTGAACCGTTTCTGTTCCTCGGGTTTGCAGACCGTGGCCCTGGCCGCACAGGCAATCACCGAAGGTGGATCCGGGGCCATGGTGGCCGGCGGAGTTGAAAGCATCTCGATGGTGCAACCCAAAACACGCCCATCGCCCGAAGCCTGGATCGCCGAGCATAAACCCGCGATCTATATGCAGATGATCGAAACGGCGGATATCGTGGCCGAACGCTATGGCATCAGTCGCGAGGATCAGGATGCCTATGGGCTGCGGTCGCAACAGCGGATTGCAGCAGCCCAGGCGGCTGGCACGTTTGATGATGAAATTGCTCCGATGCAGGCGACCATGGCTGTCAAAGACAAGGAAACCGGCGAGATCTCGATGCGTGAGGTGACTGTGGATCGGGATGAATGCAATCGCCCGACCACCACGCTCGACGGTCTTGCGGGGCTGGAACCGGTGCGCGGGGCGGGCAAATTCATCACCGCCGGAAATGCGTCACAGCTGAGCGACGGGGCGGCCGCAGTTGTCCTGATGGAAGCGACTGAGGCGGAAAAGCGCGGTCTGGACCCGATGGGCGCATTCAAGGGCTTCTGTGTTGCAGGGTGCGAACCTGACGAAATGGGCATCGGCCCTGTCTTTGCGGTGCCGCGCCTGCTGGAACGCCATGGCCTGACGGTTGATGACATCGACATCTGGGAATTGAACGAGGCCTTTGCCAGCCAGGCGCTTTACTGTCGCAACCGTTTGGGAATCGACGATGCCAAATGCAATATCAACGGCGGGTCCATCGCCATTGGCCACCCCTTTGGCATGACCGGAGCCCGGATGGTCGGCCACATCATGCGTGAAGGCAAACGCCAGAACGCCAAGCTGGGCGTTGTGACCATGTGCATCGGTGGCGGCATGGGGGCGGCTGGCCTGTTCGAAATCTACTGACCGGGCAGGGGGCGCTGCCCCCTCGGCCCCTTTGGGGCCTCACCCCCGGAGTTTCTTGGGCAAGATGAAAGAAAGAGCTCCTCTATTCATCTTGCCAAAGAAACTCCGGAGCGCGAGGCAGAGCCTCGCATGAAACACGCACTCTGGGAGGAACCGCATGGATCTGAGCTATACCGCCGAGGAACTGGCTTTTCGCGACGAGGTGAGAGACTTTCTGGAGAAGAACCTGCCCCAAGAGATGTCCGATGCTGTTCGCGATGGGCGCAGTTTGGGCAAGGCGGGTCATGACCGTTGGCATGCAATCCTGAATGAGCGCGGTTGGCTGGCCCCCAATTGGCCGCGCGAGTTTGGTGGCTGTGAATGGAGCGCCGTGCAGCGGTTCCTCTTCGAGGAAGAATGCTGTCGCGCCCATGCCCCCCGCATCGTGCCTTTTGGTCTGACCATGCTGGGTCCGGTTTTGCAGCGATTTGGTTCGCCGGATCAAAAAGACCGGTTTCTGCCCCGAATTCTGTCCGGCGAAGATTGGTGGTGTCAGGGGTATTCCGAACCGGGTGCGGGATCGGATCTGGCGTCGCTCAAGACCAAGGCTGTTCGAGACGGAGACCATTACGTGGTCAATGGTCAAAAGACATGGACCACGTTGGGGCAATACGCCAATTGGATCTTCTGTCTGGTGCGCACTGACAGCACCGTGAAACAGCAGGAAGGGATTTCCTTTCTGCTGATCGACATGAACACGCCCGGGATCGAGGTGCGCCCGATCATTCTGTTGGATGGGACGCATGAGGTGAACGAAGTCTGGTTCACCGATGTCCGTGTCCCGGTAGAGAACCTGGTGGGCGAGGAAAACAAGGGCTGGACCTATGCCAAATATCTGCTGACCCACGAACGTACCAATATTGCCGGGGTCGGGTTTTCCCAGGCCGGTCTGGATGCGGTCAAACGCATGGCGCGGGTCGAAATGTCGGGTGGGCGCCCCTTGATCGAGAACCCGCATTTCGCGGCGCGGCTGGCCCGGGTCGAGATAGATCTGATGGCTATGGCAACCACCAATCTGCGGATTATTTCGCGGGCCGCGGCGGGTCAGGCACCTGGCGTTGAAAGCTCGATGCTCAAGGTCAAGGGGACGATCATCCGGCAGGAGATCAACGATTTGGCCCGTCGCGCCGCTGGCATCTATGCGATGCCCTTTGCGTCCGAAGAAGTGGAGGGCGGCAATGAACCCCCTGTCGGTCCTGACGGCAGCGGGCCGGTTTCGGCCCAGTATTTCAACAATCGCAAGCTGTCGATCTTTGGGGGGTCGAACGAAGTTCAGCGCAATATCATTGCCAAGGTAAAGCTGGGAGGTGGCGCATGAATTTTGACCTGACCGAAGAACGCCAGATGTTGCAGGACACACTGCGCCGGTTTTTGTCCGACCGTTATACCACTGACGTGCGCAACCGGATTATTGACAGCGACACGGGGTTTTCAACCGAACTTTGGGCGCAACTGGCCGAATTGGGAATTGTCGGTGCCCTGTTTTCCGAAGCGCAGGGTGGATTTGGTGGAGCCGGGTTCGACATCACCACGGTGTTCGAAGAACTGGGCCGTGCTGGCGTGGTTGAACCGTTCCTGGATACAGCCATTTTGGGTGGTGGTCTGGTGGCGTCCCTGGGGAACGCGGATCAACAGGTGCTGGTTGAACGGGTTATCGCAGGGGACCTGCATCTGGCGCTGGCTCACAGTGAACCGACGGCGCGGTATGATCTGAACCGGGTTATGGTATCGGCCACTGTGTCCGGAGACGCTGTGCGGCTGAAAGGGCGCAAATCTGTGGTGGTCAATGCCGAAGCAGCCGAATTCCTGATTGTGTCCGCACGCGAAAGCGGCGCAGTGGATGACTGCGATGGCATTTCCTTGTTTCTGGTCCCGCGCGAGACAGCGGGTGTGATCGTGCGCGGGTATCCTTTGTTGGCGGGTGGACGGGCCGCCGAAGTTGAGTTTGAAGATGTCGTGGTGCCGGAAAGCGCGCGTTTGGGCACGGCTGGCACCGCATATACTGCGCTGGCCGAACGGGCGGCGGCGGCGTCGGTTGCGCTGGCGGCTGAAACCTTGGGTGCGATGGAAACCGCGACCGAACTGACCCGCGGTTATTTACAGACGCGCCAGCAATTTGGGCGTCCGATTGGCAGCTTTCAGGCGCTGCAACACCGAATGGCGGATCTGTGGATAGAAATGGAGCAGGCCCGATCGGCCACGATCAACGCAGCGGGACATCTGGCGGATCAGCCCCACATGCGGGATCTGCACGTCGCGGCAGCGCGCAATCTCATCGGTCGGGCAGGTCGATTGGTGGCCGAAGACACCATCCAGCTGCACGGCGGTATCGCCATGACCCGGGAGTATGAGCTGGCCCATATCGCCAAACGGATCGTTATGGCCGATCATCGGTTCGGAGACACCGATTACCAATTGGAGCAGTTCATTGCCCTCAGCGCCTGATGCCGACGATATCCGTTTTATAGAAGACCCCGGCTGCCAACAGATGGTTGGCTATCGGACCCGGTTGGACCGTCACGCTGGCACCTGCACCGTGACGTTGGAGTTGGAGGACAAGCACCTGAACCGGCATGGCATTTTGCATGGCGGGATGGTCGCAACCCTGTTGGATGTGGTCTGTGGCAATACTGCTTCGCACTATTTTGATCCGATTGACCATGCACCTTTGGTCACTGTGTCGCTGAATCTGAACTATGTTGCAGCGGCCCGTGCCGGAACGGTGACGGCCACGGCGCGCCCCGCCGGCGGCGGCAAATCCATCGCCTATATCAATGGTGAATTGCGCGACGCCGAAGGGCAAATGCTGGCCACTGCCTCGGGTATTTTCAAAAGGATCCGCACATGACCAAACTGGCCCGCGTGGAGGATCAGGACGATCGTGCCGTTGTGGTCAATATGAACCCGACGCGGCGCGGGGCATTGTCGCAGGATTTGTACGATGCAATCAACGCCGCGCTGGAATTGGCGCACCAGACACGGATTCGCGCGGTTTTGCTGACCTCGGAAGGCGGCTTCTTTTGCGCGGGCGGGGATCTCAATGTTCTGATTGACCGGCGTGGGCTGACGGAAGCTGAACGCCGGAACAAGGTCGATGACCTGCATGATGTAATCCGTGGTATACGCGCCTGCCCGGTGCCCGTTATCGCGGCGGTGGACGGGGGCGCTGCGGGGGCCGGGGCGTCTTTGGCATTGGCATGTGATTTGATTGTGGCAGAAGCTGGGGCCAATTTCACCGCCGCTTATGTCAAAGCGGGGTTGGTGCCTGACGGTGGGCTGACGGCGTCGCTGGCCCGGATGGTGCCTCGCCCGTTGGCGATGGAGATGTGCCTGCTGGGCCGTCCGGTCAGTGCCGAGCAGCTGCAGGCATTGGGAGCTATTACGTCTGTTGCCGCGGCCGGAGAGGTTTTGGACCGGGCGCAGGAGCTGGCGGACGCGCTGGCACAGGGGCCGCGTGATGCACAACGGGTGATCCGGGGACTGGTCGCTGGGGCTTATGACCGTTTCGAGATTGCACAGCTGGATGCGGAACGTGATGCGATGGCACGGGCCGCGGGAGGCACCGAAGCCGCAGAAGGGATCGCCGCGTTTCTGGAGAAGCGGCCACCGCGATTTCAGACATAAAGACTGGGCACCGGGTGCCTGTGTTGCCTTGGGAGGGGAGTGGAATGGACAGAGTGGAAGATCTGCTGCGGCACCAGTTGGAGGTGCGCCCCTCGGCCTTGGCCTTTTATGACAGCAGCGGTGCCTGCTGGACTTATGCTGATCTGGATCGTGCCTGTGATGATCTGGCGGTGCATCTGGCCCAATCGGGAGTACAGCGTGGAGACCGGGTTTTGATCCTGTCGGAAAATTGCTGTGCCAAGGTCGCGGCCCTGTTTGCCTGTTATCGCATGGGGGCGGTTGCCGTGCCGGTGAATGCCCGTCAGACACGGGCCGAAATCGAACGCATTCAAGGTCACGCCACCCCGGTTGCGGCGGTGTTGACCACATCTGTTTCTCCTGATGCCCAGGCGCATGCCGCCTGGATGAATGCCGGGGAAATCACGGGGCGCTTTGGGGCGGTGCATCTGGCCCGAACAGGCCAAAGCAACCCGGATGCGCCGGATGATCTGGCCGTTCTGTTGTATACGACCGGCACGACCGGCGATCCCAAGGGCGTGATGCTGAGCCATGCCAACCTGTTGTTTGGCGGGCGCACCTCTGCCGAGCTGCGCAACATGACCGTTGATGACGTGATTTATGGGGTGTTGCCGACGACCCATGTTTTTGGGTTGGCCTCTGTGGTGACGGCGGCGATTCACATCGGTGCGCCGGTCCGGTTGGAAGCGCGATTTTCCGCAGCACATCTGTATCAGGCGTTGCGCGAGGGTGTGACGTTATTGTCTGCGGTGCCGCAGATGCATGCCCTGTTGATGCAATACACCAAGGAACAAGGATTTGACCGGTTGGAGGGCAGCGCGCTGCGCTATGTGTCGTCCGGGGCTGCGCCGTTGGATCCGGATTGGAAACGTCGGGCCGAGGCCTTTTACGGGGTGGCGGTTCAAAATGGCTATGGCATGACAGAAACCACGGCTGGCATCTGTGCGACCAGCAACCCGATTGGTGTGCCGGATGTTTCGGTCGGCCCTCCCTTGCCAGAAGTGAACGTGAGGCTGGACGAAACCGTGAGCGGCGGAGGCGGCGGGTTGGGCGAAGTTCTGGTTCAGGGCCCCAATGTCATGCTGGGGTATTACCGGAACCCGGCAGAAACCATGCGGGCGCTTGATCGGGACGGCTGGATGCGCACGGGAGATCTGGGGCGGTTCGATGCGGCTGGATTGCTGCATATAGATGGGCGTGCCAAGGAGTTGATCATTCATGGTGGGTTCAATGTGTTCCCGCCCGAAGTCGAAGCGGCGTTGAACGCCCATCCCCAAGTGGTGCAATCCGCAGTCGTGGGGCGACGGGCCGATGGAGACGAGGAAGTGGTGGCCTTTGTTCAGGTCGCGTCCGGGGACATGCCTGACACCGAGGAGTTGCGCGCTTTTGTGGCGAGTCAATTAGCCGGATACAAACGCCCAAGTCAGATCATCCTGGCCACATCATTGCCGGCGGCCCCGACCGGCAAGATCCTCAAGCACAAGCTGCTTGGGCATTTTGCCGATCAGTTGGTCTGACCCGTCAGTTATCAAAAGGTGTGGCTGTGCCGCGCTGGATCATTTTCTGGTTTAGGGGCGCTGCCCCTCTTGGCTTGCAGCCAATTCACCCCGGAGTTTTATGGCGAGATGAAGAAGGGGAGCAGATATTTGACCGGCCATCTTTATCTCCTGCCAGCAGGTCGGGGCAGGAGAATTTGGCGGCATCTTCAACCATTGGCCGTCAGACCCAGACCCCTTCGGCCGCTGCGCGGATTTGGCGAATATTTTCGCCATAGGGGGCAGGGTTGGACACCGAACCGCCGCGGAAAGCCGCAGACCCGGCGACCAGAACGTCTGCGCCAGCCTGGGCCACCAGAGGCGCGGTTTTGGGATCAACCCCACCGTCGATTTCGATGTGGATCGGACGGTCGCCGATCATGTCGCGCAGGCGGCGGATCTTGGATGTCATGTCGATGAACTTTTGCCCGCCAAACCCGGGGTTCACCGTCATCACACAGACCAGATCGGTCAGATCCAGCAGGTGTTCGATGGCATCTGCAGGTGTGCCCGGGTTCAGAGCGACCCCGGCCTTGGCCCCGCTGCCGCGAATCGCCTGAAGCGTGCGGTGGATATGCGGGGTGGCTTCGATATGGGCGGTAATGAAATCAGCACCTGCCTGAGCGAAAGCCTCGATGTAGGGATCCACTGGCGAGATCATCAGGTGCACATCCATCACGGTTTTGATGTGGGGGCGGATCGCAGCACAGGTCGCCGGACCAAAGGAGATGTTGGGCACAAAATGGCCGTCCATGACATCGACATGGACCCAATCTGCGCCTTGCGCTTCGATGGCTTGGCATTCTGCGCCAAAATTGGCGAAATCGGCAGCCAGGATAGAGGGGGCGATCTTGATGTTGCGATCAAAGGACATCGGGCAGCTTCCTTGTGCACGAAAAGGAGGGGTCTGGGCCATATAGCCTGTCTTTTGGAGTTCGAACAGGGGTGGGCGCAACAACTTGGTCCTGCGCATGAATGCCCCGGTGTTCACGTTACTGTCACGTCAGTATCGTTTTATGGGGCGACGGATGTTCGGTCGATCGGGAGAGTAAGCGTGTTCAGTATTGTTGATCCGGAAAAATGCGTGGTTGGACAGTCGATAGCAGAGCGGGTCGCGACACCATGTGTTGTCGGGCTTATCGGTCGATCCGGGGTCGACGTGCCGGACATATTGAATGCGCTGGGCCTGATGAACAGGCCCAAGGCAGGTCATGTTGCCTGCGGTGGACCGGCTGAGGATCATGCACCGTCGGGATGGCAGTCTGATTGTGCAATGATCCGCTCAGGTTCTGATCTGGATCCGCACAAGGACGTCATTTCAACTGTTTTGTACGGTGGAGACGGTGGGCAATTTGCCTTGGCCAAAGTGTTCAAGCTGCACGCCTTGGACCGGGTTGATCGGGCGTTGGCGCTTTTGGATGATCTGGGAATTGGTGTTTTGGCATTGCGCAGGGTCGAACAGCTGTCTGATGGGCAACGCCAGCAAGTTGCCATTGCTTCGGCATTCATGGATGCGCCTAAGGTCGTATTTGCCGTGGAGCCAAGCGCGGGGTTGGACCCGCTGAATGCCCGGGCCGTGATGCAGAACCTGCGCCGCCTGCAGGAGGATCGGGGCTGTAGCGTGGTTCTGGATCTGCAATCATCAGATATCGCGCAGCGATATTGCGATTATGTCGTCAGGTTGGATGACGGGTGTGTCGCCGCTGATGGGGTGTCCAGGGATCTGAGTGGCACCGCCTTGAAGATTTTGCCCGGCGGTTCGGCTCCAACCGGTGCCGACAGGACGCAGTCCGGTCGGCGGTCCGAGTGGCACTGCGCCAATCCGGAACAGACGGGCGCACCAGCGCCTGTATCCTGAACCGGTCCTGTTCCCTGCGCAGAAATACGCAGCCTTGCGCAATGCTGTCCAATGACTGAAACGATCCGGGATAGCGGCTTTGGCCTCAGGAAACTTGGTCAGGCCTGGCCTGTCAGTTTGAATTGTTCGATCAGGTGAAACCGGCCGTCTGCCGCTTCGCCAACCAGGGCAATCTGCGACAAGATGTAGGGCACAGGGAGCAATGGGGCCAAGCGGTCCTTCAGTAGGGTTTCGACCTGCAACAGGCGTGGTTTGGGTAGTTTTCCGGTCAAAGTGATGTGAAATCGAAAGTGATCCAGCACATGGGGGTACCCCCATTGTGCCAGGTTGGCCAGATGTGCCTGAGACATGTTGGGACGCACCCGGCGCGTCTGTTCTTCTTTGGACGGGGCGGCGCGATACTGGTCCAGCTCGGTTACACAGGCCGCAGCCAATCGGTTCAGGTCAGAGGTATCTCCAATCGCCCCGAGTGCTAGGAACCGCCCTATGCGCGTGAGCTGTAATCCGTCCAAGGTGACCGGTGCCCGGGATTTGGCGAGCGTTTCGCAGGCTGCGCGCAGGGCATCGGCGGAGTGGTTCGGTGCCAGACGCATTGGAGGCTTCAGCGTTGCATGCAGCCCGTATTTCCTGGGCGTTTCGGTCAGGGGACTGATGTCCAGATCCGCGATATCCGGATGTGGGACAGGCTGCCCAAGCGCCATGTCCCAGCCCAGCCACTGAGTCGCAAATCGGCTCCATGGCGCATCAGCGCCGGGGACGTAATAGATGGCGTATCGGGTGAATGTCATTTGAACCCTATGTGTGTGGCTGTTTGCGATCTGGGGTATTTCGGCTCAGGCACGGTAGAACAGGTAACGGCCCGGCGGGATGCCGACGGGGCCGTCGAGTTCGGTGAACCCAACCAGCGGTTGGCCCGAGACAATGATCCCACCCGGCACCATGACCGACGCGATGGTCGGGGAGAGCCGGGCCGCCTCGGCAACGTCCTTTTCCTTGATCCCAAAGCCGAAGTCATAATGGGCCAGGGCAACCTGGTGATCATTTTGGGCCAGCCTGTTCAGCATTGGCTCGGCCTCACCCTGTAGGAAATCGGCCTCGGGGGGCACACAGGAGGGATGGCATTGCAAAACGCGGTCGATCACCCAGATCCTGCGGTCTGTCAGGATCTCGCGCAGGTGGTCATAGGTCCGCCCATTACCCAATCCCATATCCAACACATCCCCCGATATGTCGGTGACCTGATCGGCGGCCCAATTCAGGCCGTCCCTTTGGGCGGTCAGTCGGCGCAGCATACTGTCCAGTCGGCTCATGTTGTTGTCCTTGATTGATAGATCCATGTGGTTGCCGGGCCTGCCAACAGGCGGGTGATCAGCGCATCTGTAAATGCCCAGATCGCGTCATCATGAATCAGATGGTGGGTGAGAATTCCATAGGGTTCGGCATTGTCCGTATGCCCGGTGCGCCGGTGTGCCATATCACGCGCAATCTGATCCACCAGCTGTTGGGCGGGGACCAGAGATCGGCTGGCTTTCCAGTGGATGGGATCAAGGTGGGTATTGATCTGCACCAACCCCGGTGCTGCCAGCCGGGATGTGCGCGGCGTATAGGTCGAAAGCGCGGCATAACCCAAATCGGGCAAGCCCGCGACGATTTCGGGGGCGATCCGATTCCACGGTGGCACAAACATTGGAACCAGAGCGCCAGCAAACAATTGCTGCAACGTTGCCAGGCCCCGAAGGGCATCGTCCAGCATGTTCTGCGCGGGTCGATGGGCTCCAAATTCCGCTTTTTTTTCTGTCAACGGCGCGTGGGAGGTGTGCGTCCACCCATGGACCACAGGACGCAGGTGAGTTTGAGCAATCCGATGCGCCAATGCCTGAGACGCCATCGAGGGGATAACGGCCAGATGCACAGGCAGGCACAGTCGCTCAGACAGTGCAATCAGGCGTTCCAAGTGCTGGGTTGGCGCGATTGCATCATCATCACGCCACCACAAAGGCAAGGTCAACCCAAGGTCCTGCCATCTTGCCATTTCCTGATCCAAGGGACTCCAATCGGGGGTCATGGGCGCTCCTGTGCCATTTTACAGGCAATGTCGACGGTGTTGTCTGCGCCGTCAAATGCGATGGTGTCGCTCTTGCGCGCCAAAGCAGCCCGGACCCGGTTCACTGCTGCGCCCAAGGTTTGTGGGGTCAGGTTGGCGCTGGGGATCACTTCGATGCCGCGCATCCTGGCAAGGCTGGTCGACCGCAGGGTCTGTTCGACTTCGCTGCCGGCATCAAATGGAATCAGCACGGATGGAACCCCGGTCTGGAGCAGATCCATTGTGGTGTTGTACCCGCACATGCCGACCAGAGCCGAGGCATGGCACAACATCTGGCGAAAATCCGGGCGGGCCGTGTCCAAGACAGCAGGCGATTCAATGGTTCGAAATCTGTCTATCCGGGTCTTGGCTTCGGTTCCGCCCACCAGCAGGTGCCAGGTGGTTTCCGTGTCTGTCCGGGCGGCGATCATTGCCGTTTCATACAGCGCGTCACCCACGCTGCCACCTCCGGCGGAAACCAGAACTTCGCCTTTACCGACCTGCTGCGGATGTGGAGACGGCGGCGGAGGCGCGACAAATCCCGTATATCGCAGTTTGGTGGCCAACAGAGGGGAAACAGGCCAACTGACATCCAGTGTGGTTGTGGTCGGGTCGGAATGGACCAGCACGGCATCATACCAATTGGCGATCACCTCATCGGCTGCCACTGCCTTTTTTGGTTTTGAAGGCGGGGCAAGAATATCCCGGATCGAGCTGAGGATCACCGGGCGTATTGGCAATTGGTGGGCGGCTTGCAAAAGCGACAGGAACTCTGCCGCCAGCACGCGGCGGCCAAATGGGTAAAGCTCGGTGATCAAAATGTCGGGCTGTAGGGTGACGAGCGTCTGACGCAATGCGTCTGCGCGGCTACCAAGATAGGTTGTGTCGGCGCACGATCCGGTGGGGGTCAACAAGCGGGTGAAATTCACGCCGTCTGAACGCAGGGCAGGAAGCTGCACGAACTCTATGCCATCGGTTTTCAACTGAGAAACCGGAAACCC
Protein-coding regions in this window:
- the rpe gene encoding ribulose-phosphate 3-epimerase; its protein translation is MSFDRNIKIAPSILAADFANFGAECQAIEAQGADWVHVDVMDGHFVPNISFGPATCAAIRPHIKTVMDVHLMISPVDPYIEAFAQAGADFITAHIEATPHIHRTLQAIRGSGAKAGVALNPGTPADAIEHLLDLTDLVCVMTVNPGFGGQKFIDMTSKIRRLRDMIGDRPIHIEIDGGVDPKTAPLVAQAGADVLVAGSAAFRGGSVSNPAPYGENIRQIRAAAEGVWV
- a CDS encoding enoyl-CoA hydratase/isomerase family protein, translating into MTKLARVEDQDDRAVVVNMNPTRRGALSQDLYDAINAALELAHQTRIRAVLLTSEGGFFCAGGDLNVLIDRRGLTEAERRNKVDDLHDVIRGIRACPVPVIAAVDGGAAGAGASLALACDLIVAEAGANFTAAYVKAGLVPDGGLTASLARMVPRPLAMEMCLLGRPVSAEQLQALGAITSVAAAGEVLDRAQELADALAQGPRDAQRVIRGLVAGAYDRFEIAQLDAERDAMARAAGGTEAAEGIAAFLEKRPPRFQT
- a CDS encoding PaaI family thioesterase produces the protein MSWPISPNGSLWPIIGSETPITNWSSSLPSAPDADDIRFIEDPGCQQMVGYRTRLDRHAGTCTVTLELEDKHLNRHGILHGGMVATLLDVVCGNTASHYFDPIDHAPLVTVSLNLNYVAAARAGTVTATARPAGGGKSIAYINGELRDAEGQMLATASGIFKRIRT
- a CDS encoding acyl--CoA ligase, with protein sequence MDRVEDLLRHQLEVRPSALAFYDSSGACWTYADLDRACDDLAVHLAQSGVQRGDRVLILSENCCAKVAALFACYRMGAVAVPVNARQTRAEIERIQGHATPVAAVLTTSVSPDAQAHAAWMNAGEITGRFGAVHLARTGQSNPDAPDDLAVLLYTTGTTGDPKGVMLSHANLLFGGRTSAELRNMTVDDVIYGVLPTTHVFGLASVVTAAIHIGAPVRLEARFSAAHLYQALREGVTLLSAVPQMHALLMQYTKEQGFDRLEGSALRYVSSGAAPLDPDWKRRAEAFYGVAVQNGYGMTETTAGICATSNPIGVPDVSVGPPLPEVNVRLDETVSGGGGGLGEVLVQGPNVMLGYYRNPAETMRALDRDGWMRTGDLGRFDAAGLLHIDGRAKELIIHGGFNVFPPEVEAALNAHPQVVQSAVVGRRADGDEEVVAFVQVASGDMPDTEELRAFVASQLAGYKRPSQIILATSLPAAPTGKILKHKLLGHFADQLV
- a CDS encoding acyl-CoA dehydrogenase family protein — protein: MDLSYTAEELAFRDEVRDFLEKNLPQEMSDAVRDGRSLGKAGHDRWHAILNERGWLAPNWPREFGGCEWSAVQRFLFEEECCRAHAPRIVPFGLTMLGPVLQRFGSPDQKDRFLPRILSGEDWWCQGYSEPGAGSDLASLKTKAVRDGDHYVVNGQKTWTTLGQYANWIFCLVRTDSTVKQQEGISFLLIDMNTPGIEVRPIILLDGTHEVNEVWFTDVRVPVENLVGEENKGWTYAKYLLTHERTNIAGVGFSQAGLDAVKRMARVEMSGGRPLIENPHFAARLARVEIDLMAMATTNLRIISRAAAGQAPGVESSMLKVKGTIIRQEINDLARRAAGIYAMPFASEEVEGGNEPPVGPDGSGPVSAQYFNNRKLSIFGGSNEVQRNIIAKVKLGGGA
- a CDS encoding acyl-CoA dehydrogenase — translated: MNFDLTEERQMLQDTLRRFLSDRYTTDVRNRIIDSDTGFSTELWAQLAELGIVGALFSEAQGGFGGAGFDITTVFEELGRAGVVEPFLDTAILGGGLVASLGNADQQVLVERVIAGDLHLALAHSEPTARYDLNRVMVSATVSGDAVRLKGRKSVVVNAEAAEFLIVSARESGAVDDCDGISLFLVPRETAGVIVRGYPLLAGGRAAEVEFEDVVVPESARLGTAGTAYTALAERAAAASVALAAETLGAMETATELTRGYLQTRQQFGRPIGSFQALQHRMADLWIEMEQARSATINAAGHLADQPHMRDLHVAAARNLIGRAGRLVAEDTIQLHGGIAMTREYELAHIAKRIVMADHRFGDTDYQLEQFIALSA
- a CDS encoding enoyl-CoA hydratase/isomerase family protein, encoding MSEAIRYERVGDIAVLAADNPPVNALGLAVRQGLQAGIERAESEGAKAVLIYGTGRTYFAGADIREFGKPPQEPGLPDLCNRIESSPLIVVSALHGTALGGGLEVALSSHYRIAVPSAKVGLPEVHLGILPGAGGTQRLPRVAGVEAALDMITTGRHVGAGEALKLGVLDRVVDGDPRDIGLAYVQELLDSGAPRRAVGELPAPAPVDFDSVYDAVLKKGRGQQSPATAVRSVQAACEAATFQDGIIRERELFMDLMNSDQRLGLIHAFFSERAVSKLPELKGVEPRPLASISVIGGGTMGAGIATAALLAGLNVTLLEMNDAAAAAAKGRIEGNLQGALKRGKISQAQFDTLTNQSLTMATDYAALSDVDLVVEAVFEDMGVKKQVFTKLDEVCKLGAILASNTSYLDVDEIAACTSRPQDVIGLHFFSPAHVMKLLEVVVAEKTALDVVATGFALGKLLKKISVRAGVCDGFIGNRILATYRTAADHMVLDGASPFQIDKALTGFGFAMGPYAVSDLAGLDIGWAVRKRKRAEGMDPRARDSSYADKLCEGGNFGQKTGKGYYVYEAGKRGGTPNPEVMQLIEAERAAKGITPRDFSDEEIVRKYMAAMVNEAAKVVGEGIARRPLDVDMTLLFGYGFPRYRGGPLKWADIVGLSDLLDDIQTYAQDDAYFWQPAPLLEQLVADGRSFDDLNKETA
- a CDS encoding acetyl-CoA C-acyltransferase; amino-acid sequence: MKQAVIVSAARTGLAKSFRGSFNVTHGATMGGHAVQAAVARAGMDGSEIEDCIIGCGFPEGETGGNIGRQIAIRAGLPVTASGMTVNRFCSSGLQTVALAAQAITEGGSGAMVAGGVESISMVQPKTRPSPEAWIAEHKPAIYMQMIETADIVAERYGISREDQDAYGLRSQQRIAAAQAAGTFDDEIAPMQATMAVKDKETGEISMREVTVDRDECNRPTTTLDGLAGLEPVRGAGKFITAGNASQLSDGAAAVVLMEATEAEKRGLDPMGAFKGFCVAGCEPDEMGIGPVFAVPRLLERHGLTVDDIDIWELNEAFASQALYCRNRLGIDDAKCNINGGSIAIGHPFGMTGARMVGHIMREGKRQNAKLGVVTMCIGGGMGAAGLFEIY